GGCATTGCGAGAAAGTGTTGACAAAGCCGAATGAAAGGCATCACATCGAGAGAGAGAGGGACGGGAAAGAGCTGGACATTAAGAGGCGGACAACGAGGTTATATCGCTCTAAAACAGGTACTAATAACGACGCGCAAGCCCCTATCTCTCACCCCTTGGAATTCTTAGGCTTAGACCTCTTTTACACCAACTCAAAAACAAGCGCCGAATAAGGATAAAAGAAAGAACATTATTcaaatccattttggaagcattcAACCATTCTAAGATGGCATACCCGAAGTTAGGAAGCTTGGCTATACCCCCAATGTGAAGTGCATGTGCCGGCAGTAGTGACTAGGGATGAGCACTCAGTCTTGTGACAACCTAACTTATCTTCGTTGCTTCATTCCGGAACCAAGAACACCGGAATCAATGGCATCTAATGGGGAACATCTTTCTGAAAGGCCAATGTTCGCTAATAGAATCTGTTCTTAACCACTGACAATACCATACCATGTCACTCTCTTTCTTCCTTTCCTCGGGTTTAAGGTGGTATATCCCCGGCTCATGATCCTTACAATTGGCCTCCTCTATCTGACTGTTGGACTAATCTCTTAGGTTAAGAACGCGGATAAGGGTCATGAAGGTGGCTTGTATGAATGAGTATCAAGGGTTCGACTTCAAAACCTAATCCTCTTTACTTCTTGGCCCTTCATGCCGGCTGGAGGCTAAAAACAACTCAGGTTTCAATAGTTGTTGGGTTCTGGATCGTTTGTAACTCGGTGTGTGTGGTTTCAAATCGGTTGTCTGGGCTACTTTTCTGGTGATGGTCCTGTAGTTCGGATCCCAGTTACATTTATCATGAATAATTTACTTCTTCTGGGTTTAAATCCTAGCCAAGTGAGCCATCTTGTAGATAATTTTCGAGGTCGGATGACCCAGTTGGCTTGTAAAATCTCAGACGATAAACTGGACCCTGAAGTTGAAGATGTGAATAACCATGAAAAATTTAATGTGCCCAACTAAGAGGAGATGTGAGAAACAAATTCAGGAAAAATTTAACGGCAACCACCTATTTTAATAAGCTGGTCTTCATCTCTGCAGACTTCCAGACCGCATATGCCTTGACTTGGCGGCTTGCCAGGGGGATCATTCTCATCACTACTTTGAATAGACAGCACAGGTCTGCCTGCTCCCAGGTTCTTCAATTGAAACCGAGTAAGATGATTCCGTATCAGAAACCGAGTAAGATGATTCCGTATCAGCTACATACGCATCCACCAACCACATTTCAGAGAATTCGAGGTCAGATGACCCAGTGGCTTGTAAAATCTCAAATAACCATCATGAAGTTGAACATATGATACAAAACATTAGAATTTAAATGTGGCCAACTAAAAGATGTGGGAAAGAAATTCAGGGCAGTCCACATTGAGACGGTATCAAGGGTTAATGACACTTGTTAGTTATCTGAGTACCTGCAAACCAAGTGCAGGTGCAGCTCATCTATTTAAAGAATCTGGTCTTGCTTTAGCATCTACAGATAGAATTGAGatgaaatctaaaaaaaaaaaaagactaataaGTTCAGTCTGTGTACCTTTATCTCCCACTTCTGCCAGAATTCTGCGTGTTACTGTATAAAATCTCAACCTCATTGAACAAAATCGCTGATCCAGAACAACCCTTTTGAGGAAAAGAAATCTAGCTTTGACGATATACATCCATAGACAAACATAAAATTTCATTGCAATTTATGATGATTTCACCTGATTTGCTCATCAATATAATCCACAATCTAATTCCATGTTCTCCTACCAAAGTATGCCCATAACTCCAAGACTTAACTACTAGATTAATCTAGTAAAAATGATGACAGTTACCATATGTGTACTAACTAAAAAAAGGATAATACACTTTGGAGCGTCTGTAGATAAACATGAATCCCAAACATGGCTCCAAATCTAACTTAGaaaaatcatcagcatcaacttcTTCGACTCCTTCTGGTATGAAGGTTTGCAGAGAAACAAAGTTCTCCTCATGACAGTGCAGCTGATAATCCAAATTGGAGCAATAAATATCATTATCACCAGAATTATAGATGTGCCGGGGTTCTTTTATCTTAGCTCGAAAGAGCACATCCTCTCTATGACGAAAAGGCCTTACAAGCTGAAGATTTCCAGAACGTAAGTTGTAAACTTGGAGATATTTTCCTTTGAACCAGTAAAGCAACATCTGATCTGAGAAACTGTAGATGCGGGTAGGAGGTGTAGTAGTACTGCTAAAGCAAAAACAGCAGGGCTCTGGTGCCAGCTTCCTTGAGCATGTGGGAGTAGAACTTATACGAACATCAAAACTCTCCTCCTTAACCCACACTTGCTTGACATTATCCTTCAACACGTACAAATGAACtttacaacagcaacagcaacagcaacagcaactacCACCGCTACCCTGATGATCACCACAGCAACGATGAGGATAAACAATTCCATTCCCTGATATTTTTTCGACAAGCGCAATACAGGGAGATCCCTTGAACTCCAGCAGATGAGGATAATCCACAAGTAAGTGATTCTGCTGCTCGCCGGTTGTAATATTAGCTGGCAGTTGAATGAACTGAAACTTCTCATTATGGAGATTGAACAACAGTAGCATCTCCATCTCATTACTAACAGCATTACTGTTATCATGCTCGATATCGTTAGATCCTGCTCCTCCCAAAGTTGCTATTATCTTCCAAACCAAACATCCAATACTAGGGGCACAGTAGATGGCTGATTTATCACTATCCGGGGGCGCTCTTATATTTGTAACAGGACCGCCGCCGAGACCTGATATGGGTGTGCTTGTAGCAGTGATGTTTCTCCATGACTTGGTTCCCAATGTATATACCACAAAGTTAAGCTCGATTTGAGAAGTACGAAAAATACTGACCAACTTGTATTTGTTTGCTGAGCGATCAAACCCAAATCCATGATAGATGATGGGGGCACTGACGGCTGGATAGATAAGGAGAAAGTCTTTCCTGTTTGGGTCCGAAATCATGGAAGCAGTTGCAGTTAAGTATCTATCCATTGCAGCTATACAAGGTAGACCATGACAGTAACCGACCATTTCACATCTATAACGACTAACACCACCACCTAGAGACTTCTCAAACTGTAGAGCATTTCCATTTTCACGATCATACACTCCACTAGTTACTTTGAAAAAGTGACATCCATATGTAGGAACACCTTCTTTAACAATCCATTCTTCCCTGACATTTAAAAGACTAAGGACAACTTGGGGCTGTTTCTGCGACTGAAGGAAATGAGAAGAAGTAAAGCGTTTATGATCATTATGAATGGAGTTATACCAGAGTTTAGATACCAGAGCAGACACTGCTCTGGACTGGAAGCCTGGTTAATATTTCATCCACAATTAAATCATGAGGAAGGCACTTCTTACTTCTATATGCtcttttcttcttcgtctttggatcaccaccacaatcttttcttttataaggtcttttcttcgtcttcatcatTGTTGAAGTATTTGCATCACCACCACAATCTTTTCTTTTATATGCTCTtttattcttcatctccatcactGTCATAGTAGTATTGGCAGTTGTATCCTCACCGCCGCAACCAATTTGCAGGGATTGTATTGTCGTCATAACTTAATATATAGAATTATTGATGGAGCTACTAGCTGCTAGTTGATTCCTACCGTATAAGAAAATAACGATTATTTTCGATTCTAAATTGATCTGATGGTAGAATGCAATCCAAATTGATATGCGAAAACAAATTGCTGCAGCTCAAGAAAAATTTATACAAAACATAGAAAGAGCTTGTAAAAGGAAATTGGAATTACCTGCTGGGAGTTGAAGAAAGGAAATTAAAATTTCCCCAAAATTATTCTGAGAGACCCTAATTAAAcaaggaatctatttccttcccCAAGCTGGAGTGacgtcatttcttcttcttcaaaataagGCCCCAAACCCTTCTTTACCACCAAGAAGATGGCCAAGTAGTTGAATTTTGTGATAAAGGAGGTATCATCTTTACAGGGTTCTGATTTGGGCAATGCAGCgttttttgaatttgggggatTCTGAGTCATTTTGTGAAAATGGGTTTTGATTGATTCTCCAGAGATATTGTTGGGGTTTTGAGTTTTAGGGTTACCATCTATCAGATTTTACTAGAACGTTGAAAAAGAAGTTTTTGGATCTTAATGGAAACTAGGAATTACAGGCTAGTCCAGGAACGAGTGAAtcggttactggctagtccattCCCAGAATTGATTTATCCTCTGCTCCAAAAACATGAAACTTTATCCCCTAATCCATCCACGTGCGGTTTATACAAGACCAGTTTTCAAATATTCCCAACATACCCTTCTGCAACTCAAAGTGACGAACAAGTcagtttctttcctctttttttcttctcagatcggtTTCTCTCACTCTGTGTTTTGGATAGAATCAATTCTGGTACTGTTTTTCAATCGTCTTCATCTGATCTTCGAATTAGGTTCTTCTGAGTTTTGAATTAGGTCATCTGAGCTTCGAACCAAGGTATTTATCCTTTCAATCATCCTCTTCTGCTGCTGTTCTAgaaatcttgatgaataattaggtttattctgatccgatttctatcaggataattgtatatgatgtacattgttatctttttatgattttgttttatgatttctgttttatgatgatttacaatgtcaattcagtttcgaagtaatttccgttcgttttttaagtaattttcgtgatttttgtgtgtttcaattaggtatttgagcttcgaattaggtttatctcagattcgaacaaggtatgatttctttttatgatttctgttctgttttttgtaatctgatttttttgtattttctacgtttttctgctgctgttttgtttagttttcattagacAGATCGTGTAGTATGTATTcccaatacgtactgcatatagcgtGCTCTCTTTTCATtctgcagtagatgccaatacatatgaatatgagtcagtacatgtcaatacgtcctgcatatagcatgctcttttttcatcctgcagtagatgccaatacatatcaatatgagtcagtacatgtcaatacgtactgcttatagcatgtcaatacaaagactctttttgtttcatctcaatacatgtcattttttacagggttaacatgtctgacgttgctcccaaaccagacttctcaatctattctcatgtataccataagcaatatcattttgcatatgaggttacatcgttttcaactttagaggatttgaaactttgcatctgtaatatgtggagctggttgactccatcgactattctggttaactatttccagaatcaagcgatagttcctatgcttgccgatgtaacactccaggacatctctgcattacattcttcaaagcaatcatctttctttgatttgcacgtggatgtaatttcaaatggcgcatctaggcgtatggaagttgacagtattgcaaacttagttgtcagtgcaaagaatagttatttcaaagaaggtaaagaagccccaagagtgtttttttcagatggttgggataagatttttgatgatacagatcaattattctatggtggtgttgatgccatacgtatagcatgccaaaaatactgcatgagaactggatatgaggtaattaagaagaagaatgaccttgagagattcaccgccgtatgtagtgtgaaaggttgttcatggaagcttcacgcaactgccattggcagttctattgatgtttttaagataaaggaatatgtgggaaggcacacctgtggcggtggttatatgttgaagaatccaaaagttataaaaaaactcatgaacagtctaattcatgagatggtcaggcacaacccttgcataacaccagcagagatcatagattatcttaaagttggtggtggcattgaaatccagtatcaccacgcatatcatgcaattgagttgtcgcataaacatatttttggtaatgatgtgaagtcgtacactgatcttgcttggtgggtgaatgttGTTAGGGAAATaaaccctgggtcatttattgatttcgatttcaatgatgctacaaaaagattcaatagactttttgtttgctttggagcttgtatagagggatataaactatgtcgtcccatgattttctgtgactgtacatttctcactggaacCTTTAAAGGAGGTttcatggcagcaacatgtcttaatggcaatcaaagtaactggttcttttttttttgatatgtactgtctggtagttagatcactcatattgaccttacttcactatctgacaatgagtattgaccatactacatactacatattgaccttactgagtatgagataaaccatactgcatgtgaaaatgtagtgtcaatcagttgcttaacatgtcattatgtagtgtcaggttttcacatatcaacaaagaggtaaaccatactgcatgtcaatatgtagtgtcaatattagttgcttaacataactagtaattcctttttgcaggattttgtccgcttgcgtttgctttagtacctggtgaagacaatatcagttgggaatggtttttcaagaaactgaaggaggctttgaatcatgatcgcccaatcacttttatgactgaccgaggtgaagggttggttaaatatattcccaaagagttccctgattctcatcaaagatactgttacttccatttggacaaaaacttacctatcgcaaagtctgacgaaaagtataaggaagtgactgatgctttccgaaagaCGACATATGCTatttctcctgcaacatacgaggaaggtcttcaagaaatggttaatttgggaaggccttgggttgctgactactgccgcaacattccaaaagaaaagtggtccagtgctttcttcaagggctgtagttatggttacacttcatctagcgttgctgaatcgttcaatagctggattaacaaagagaagaaattacctgtGTGTACAttcgttgactcgatcaggtttgtatcagtttccttagtcacgatacaagcttatattagttttctttttgtaacagtattagcatatatgttctgttaatctacgtatatttttagtataatagacttgttattcccttgtcgtgtaggatacgtatgatggaaatgatgtcagaacgtcgtgaagagagtctcttgatggacccagaactgctaacccctacgtatcaagccttgcttgaactacacatccaaattggccgtccctggaaagttagccagtcagatgctaatcgttatgaagtgcattctccaaggttagcgtttacccctaatctatatcatctgaatgttatttactttctcttttttttttaagtaccatgtttctgtgagaacatataaatatgtactgtgtatattaggtgtaTTGAAAAATAgcatgaatatgtactgtgcagatctcatatggtagatctagagagaaaaacttgtacttgccaacgatgacgcgtttatggttttcgatgctcgcacgctactgcatctattactagatctggaggaaggattcttgattacgttgaagatt
This portion of the Papaver somniferum cultivar HN1 chromosome 11, ASM357369v1, whole genome shotgun sequence genome encodes:
- the LOC113323404 gene encoding uncharacterized protein LOC113323404, whose amino-acid sequence is MVGYCHGLPCIAAMDRYLTATASMISDPNRKDFLLIYPAVSAPIIYHGFGFDRSANKYKLVSIFRTSQIELNFVVYTLGTKSWRNITATSTPISGLGGGPVTNIRAPPDSDKSAIYCAPSIGCLVWKIIATLGGAGSNDIEHDNSNAVSNEMEMLLLFNLHNEKFQFIQLPANITTGEQQNHLLVDYPHLLEFKGSPCIALVEKISGNGIVYPHRCCGDHQGSGGSCCCCCCCCCKVHLYVLKDNVKQVWVKEESFDVRISSTPTCSRKLAPEPCCFCFSSTTTPPTRIYSFSDQMLLYWFKGKYLQVYNLRSGNLQLVRPFRHREDVLFRAKIKEPRHIYNSGDNDIYCSNLDYQLHCHEENFVSLQTFIPEGVEEVDADDFSKLDLEPCLGFMFIYRRSKVYYPFFS